Proteins encoded by one window of Govania unica:
- the sufD gene encoding Fe-S cluster assembly protein SufD: MTEMLASLREEAEARYVALGLPTVADEAWRYVNLGVLRKGAFQLSGLVDADEDALPVTDFGGAVLVLVNGRFVPALSRLEELDGVTVTPLADALVTDATLATRLKADDGRALTALNTALWADGLVIRADKPVAKPLTLLYVSAPGEAEEATHPRLFVDLAPSAELTLIEIYQGRSELLYWVNPVREVTLGANAGFKAVTLYDEGPAAIHTGLLKVVQKRDSRFEHRALSLGGKVVRHEVHVRLEEPGVLCNLMGAALAASGQTLDTYTEMHHLAPHGTSHQTFRSVADAKGTTAYQGRIVVHEDAQKTDAIQSSRNLLLAKGAEANTKPELEIYADDVKCAHGATVGELDEDMLFYLESRGIDPVSAKAMLIEAFVGGVIDDLPVAALEDLLRARVAGWMQGRAIAGDPA; this comes from the coding sequence ATGACCGAAATGCTCGCTAGTTTACGTGAAGAGGCCGAAGCCCGTTATGTGGCGCTGGGCCTGCCCACGGTTGCGGATGAAGCCTGGCGCTATGTCAATCTTGGCGTCCTGCGCAAGGGGGCATTCCAGTTGTCCGGCCTGGTGGACGCAGATGAAGATGCACTGCCGGTAACCGATTTCGGCGGCGCTGTTCTGGTGCTGGTCAATGGCCGCTTTGTCCCGGCGCTGTCGCGGCTTGAGGAGCTTGACGGTGTGACGGTGACGCCGCTTGCCGATGCGCTTGTGACGGACGCGACTTTGGCCACCCGCCTGAAGGCAGATGACGGCCGCGCCCTCACGGCGCTGAATACGGCGCTCTGGGCCGACGGGCTGGTGATCCGCGCGGATAAGCCTGTGGCCAAGCCGCTGACCCTTCTCTATGTGAGCGCCCCCGGGGAAGCCGAGGAAGCGACGCATCCGCGACTGTTTGTGGATCTCGCCCCGAGTGCTGAACTCACGCTTATCGAGATCTATCAGGGCCGCAGCGAGCTTTTGTACTGGGTCAATCCGGTGCGCGAAGTGACCTTGGGCGCGAACGCGGGCTTCAAGGCGGTGACGCTTTATGATGAAGGTCCGGCGGCCATTCATACCGGGCTGTTGAAGGTGGTTCAGAAGCGTGACAGCCGGTTCGAACATCGCGCCCTGTCGCTTGGCGGAAAAGTCGTGCGGCACGAAGTTCATGTGCGGCTTGAAGAGCCGGGCGTGCTCTGCAATCTTATGGGCGCGGCTTTGGCGGCGTCTGGCCAGACCCTTGATACCTATACGGAAATGCATCATCTGGCGCCTCACGGCACCAGCCATCAGACGTTTCGCAGTGTGGCCGATGCCAAGGGCACCACGGCCTATCAAGGCCGCATTGTGGTTCATGAGGATGCGCAGAAGACCGACGCTATCCAGTCAAGCCGCAATCTTCTGCTGGCCAAGGGCGCCGAAGCCAACACCAAGCCCGAGCTTGAAATCTATGCCGATGACGTCAAATGCGCCCATGGCGCGACGGTTGGCGAGCTTGACGAGGACATGTTGTTTTACCTTGAATCCCGGGGTATCGATCCGGTGTCGGCCAAGGCCATGCTGATCGAGGCTTTTGTCGGCGGGGTGATCGATGATCTGCCGGTGGCGGCTCTTGAGGATCTGTTGCGGGCGCGGGTCGCCGGCTGGATGCAGGGCAGGGCCATAGCGGGAGATCCGGCATGA
- a CDS encoding cysteine desulfurase yields the protein MNAPLTLRNSYDVERLRADFPVLQQQIHGKPFAFLDSAASAQKPQMVIDAEREVYERDYANIHRGVYYLSQKTTQTFEDAREKIRAFLGAAHAREIIFTRNATEGVNLVAQSYGRTFLKAGDEVVISHMEHHSNIVPWQILRDQIGIVIKVAPIDHDGNFLLEDYAKLLSDKTKFVSITQVSNSLGSITPIAEIIRLAHEVGAKVLVDGCQAVQHMPTDVQALDADFYVLTGHKLYGPTGIGVLYGKTALLDAMPPYQGGGDMIRSVTFEKTEWNDLPHKFEAGTPHITGVIGLGAAIDYVNAIGLDAIAAHEHELFTYGMERIQEIPGLSIIGKARNHASLISFVMDCAHPHDIGTILDHEGVAVRAGHHCAQPVMDFFDVPATARASFGLYSTKAEIDQMIAGLHKVRKIFA from the coding sequence ATGAATGCACCGCTGACGCTCAGGAACAGTTATGATGTGGAGCGTCTGCGCGCCGATTTCCCGGTGCTGCAGCAACAGATCCACGGCAAGCCCTTTGCATTTCTGGACAGCGCCGCAAGCGCCCAGAAGCCGCAGATGGTGATTGATGCCGAACGTGAGGTCTATGAGCGGGATTACGCCAATATTCATCGCGGGGTCTATTACCTCAGCCAGAAAACCACCCAGACCTTCGAGGATGCACGGGAAAAGATCCGCGCGTTCCTGGGCGCGGCCCATGCGCGGGAGATTATTTTCACCCGCAACGCCACCGAAGGCGTCAATCTGGTGGCGCAAAGTTATGGCCGCACATTCCTGAAAGCCGGGGATGAAGTGGTGATCTCGCATATGGAGCATCATTCGAACATCGTGCCCTGGCAGATTCTGCGCGATCAGATCGGCATCGTGATCAAGGTCGCGCCGATCGATCATGACGGCAATTTCCTGCTTGAAGATTATGCCAAGTTACTGTCGGACAAGACGAAATTCGTCTCGATCACGCAGGTGTCGAATTCGCTCGGGTCGATCACGCCGATTGCCGAGATCATCCGCCTTGCTCATGAAGTGGGGGCCAAGGTGCTGGTGGACGGTTGTCAGGCGGTTCAGCATATGCCAACCGATGTGCAGGCGCTCGATGCTGATTTCTATGTTCTTACTGGGCATAAGCTTTATGGCCCGACCGGAATCGGCGTGCTGTACGGCAAGACGGCGCTGCTTGATGCCATGCCGCCTTATCAGGGCGGCGGCGACATGATCCGCTCGGTGACTTTCGAGAAAACCGAATGGAACGATCTGCCGCATAAGTTCGAGGCCGGGACGCCGCATATCACCGGGGTGATCGGTCTGGGCGCGGCCATTGACTATGTGAATGCTATCGGGCTCGATGCCATCGCTGCCCATGAGCATGAGCTATTTACCTATGGCATGGAGCGGATACAGGAGATTCCGGGCCTGTCGATCATCGGCAAGGCGCGCAATCATGCCTCGCTCATTTCCTTTGTCATGGATTGCGCCCATCCTCATGACATCGGCACCATTCTTGACCATGAAGGCGTCGCTGTGCGGGCCGGGCATCATTGCGCCCAGCCGGTGATGGATTTCTTCGATGTACCGGCGACGGCGCGGGCCTCCTTCGGGCTCTATTCGACCAAAGCCGAGATTGATCAGATGATTGCAGGCTTGCACAAGGTACGGAAGATTTTCGCATGA
- a CDS encoding DUF59 domain-containing protein, producing MSDTQNMTETETPKTGSDAEPGFLEAFLDNKPEPAAERDPELEFHVIEMVQTIYDPEIPVNIYELGLIYELTADVKGNVKVIMTLTTPHCPVAESMPGEVETRIRGVEGVNDVSVELTWEPAWDQSMMSEAARLELGFL from the coding sequence ATGAGCGATACCCAGAACATGACCGAGACCGAGACGCCGAAAACCGGATCCGATGCTGAGCCGGGTTTCCTTGAAGCCTTTCTCGACAACAAGCCGGAACCTGCGGCGGAACGCGATCCCGAGCTTGAATTTCATGTGATTGAGATGGTGCAGACCATTTACGATCCGGAAATCCCGGTCAATATCTATGAACTCGGCCTGATTTATGAACTGACCGCCGATGTGAAGGGCAATGTGAAGGTCATCATGACCCTGACCACGCCCCATTGTCCGGTCGCGGAAAGCATGCCCGGCGAGGTGGAAACGCGCATCCGTGGCGTGGAGGGCGTCAATGATGTTTCGGTCGAACTGACCTGGGAACCGGCCTGGGATCAGAGCATGATGTCCGAGGCAGCTCGGCTTGAACTTGGGTTCCTGTGA
- a CDS encoding HesB/IscA family protein, producing the protein MAHRNVISITDAAADRIKGLLADRGQASLGVRLGTRARGCSGLAYTVDYVDEPILSDEVVEDKGVRVYVDAQSLLYLIGSEMDFKEDVFAAGFTFTNPNAKGQCGCGESFHV; encoded by the coding sequence ATGGCTCATCGTAACGTCATTTCCATCACCGATGCCGCAGCCGACCGGATCAAGGGTCTGTTGGCCGATCGCGGGCAGGCGTCTTTGGGTGTACGGTTGGGTACGCGGGCACGGGGTTGCTCCGGCCTCGCCTATACGGTCGATTATGTGGACGAGCCGATCCTGTCGGACGAAGTTGTCGAAGACAAGGGTGTGCGGGTCTATGTGGACGCGCAGTCGCTGCTGTATCTCATCGGCTCCGAGATGGACTTCAAGGAAGACGTATTCGCCGCCGGCTTCACCTTCACCAACCCGAACGCCAAGGGCCAGTGTGGCTGCGGCGAAAGCTTCCACGTTTAA